From the genome of Halobacteriovorax marinus SJ:
GGACTCGAGTTCGAGTTTGGAGATAAAATATATGAAAGTTTAACAACAATTATAAATACAGAATCAAATAGCGATAACGCAGCTTAGGAGAAAAAATGGCACTAAAGAGTGATATGAAAATTCTTGTTATTGACGACATGGCAACGATGAGAAAAATTATCAAGAATATGCTTCAACAAATTGGTTTTAAGAATATTACTGAAGCCGATGATGGAGCCACAGCATGGCCAATGATCCAAGAGGCAATGAATAGTCCTGCCCCTTATGAGTTTATTGTTTCCGATTGGAATATGCCGCAAATGAGTGGTCTAGACCTACTAAAGAAAGTAAG
Proteins encoded in this window:
- a CDS encoding response regulator; translated protein: MALKSDMKILVIDDMATMRKIIKNMLQQIGFKNITEADDGATAWPMIQEAMNSPAPYEFIVSDWNMPQMSGLDLLKKVRETEELKKLPFLMITAEAEQGNVVIAVKAGVSNFIVKPFSASVLKEKIEKIF